The genomic DNA CTGAAAAGTTCATGTACCATGAGAGAAACCACAGAACCGATCATGAATTAAGCATTAATTTAGGACAATGTCTTTTTGTGTCGGCTGTTTCGAGCGACGATGTAAAGGAGACGAAACGAGAAGAAGAGGAATAGCTTCTAAAGCATCGAAAGAAGACTTACGGTGGTAGATACGAAGAATACGGCTATAATGGAGGAGGAGAACGGCGAGACGAGTAGAGGTGACGAGCGCGAGAGACAGAGAGGGTGAAACTGGGATTTAGGTTCTTTGTGGTCGCCATTGGTCTTTTGTGGGTGGATGTGTATGTATGGTCGGTCCATTGGATTAGacattttagaagatttttttgttattcttattattaaataatttaaaccacattttatttaattagtgaTTGATAAAATATCTTCCCAAATTTTGTGTTACTGGACTTTGAATttatgtaacatttttttacttttatattatttttacttttatattatttaattgataatatatcaaaatttcttgttatttaaaattaacaactttttctaataatattaaaaatacaagaaaaaaaatgatgaattccTCCtaaattattttccaaaaataccacactttttttttacaaaaatatcacaaaagttttatttttcaaaaatactataaacaaaaaaaattatttttcattgggtagttttttttttaggtttggattgacaaatatagtttttactatttatgAGACTGCCAAATTAAATCTCATGAATGTAGTTTACTAATTTAGAAGTTTTAAAAAGTGTtgagatacattttttttagtatagatGGTGTAAATTCAACATTACTATTTCGAGTTTTGACATTTTATGTGTTGATTAAGCAGATAGACTTTGTTTCAGTTTCATCAAACATTAATTTGAGCACTACTGAAATTTATAGATATGttacatatattatacaaaaaaaattaatatgttaattattttgatatatttgcTTTTATTTGATCACAATTAAATGGTATTAAAAAGAAGCAATTTAAATAGTTAAAAAGCaaacattacaatttacaagCATGAGCTAATACCATATAAAGCTatatgcaatttaaatattttaatatataacataagtaatctccaataaaaatattaaagtctCTCCAagtattcaaaataattaaaaccaaGGGTAGTTTTAAAGAATTAGTATAaatagtttatttaaaaaaaaaacctaaacaattttttagagttttttttatcaggatttgaatttttataccattttaatattaattatatttgttgataaaagaaagaattaaatatatactatgagattttacattttagattttgtaactctctctttttagttgggaaagaaaaaaaaaaaaaaaaaaaaaaaagaNNNNNNNNNNNNNNNNNNNNNNTCCCTCCTCGTTTCTTCCCTTCACGTCTTCCGATGCTTCTTCACGAGTCGCAGCCCACTTTTGTTGTCCTctttagatctctctctctctatctctctctttttcttcttaattcaaGAGATCCTCTTATTACACAACACTAAAAGTCAATTCGATCGCTTGTCTTAATAATCCATAAGCTTGTGATTTTGGGTTTGGAACTTGGGAACGATGTCAAAGTTTCAGAGCAATTTCAACCAGAAGATAGATTATGTCTTCAAGGTAGTATTGATCGGCGACTCTGCTGTTGGTAAATCTCAGCTCCTCGCTAGGTTTTCAAGAAACGAGTTCAGTATCGAATCTAAAGCAACCATCGGTGTCGAGTTTCAGACAAGAACACTTGAGATCGATCATAAAACTATCAAAGCTCAGATATGGGACACTGCTGGTCAAGAACGGTAACAATTTAACAAATCTATTGATCCTTGTTTTCAGATCTTAGATTACTAAAAAACCTATTGGTTGCTTCAATATGTATAATCTTTGCCTTCATGctaattaatactaatatataagTTGTGCGTTCACCTGTCCCTGGCGACCAACGACCCTGACCAAACATTGTCGTATAGACCAAAATTTATAGTCCAAAATAAACGATCGATATTTTTATGTCTAGTTGTTCAATTGTATTTGTTATGGCTCTGATTGttggagggtttttttttttttttttaatttaaatcttaTGTTTAGGTATCGAGCGGTGACGAGTGCATACTATAGAGGAGCGGTAGGGGCAATGCTAGTTTACGACATAACGAAACGACAGTCGTTTGATCATGTAGCGAGATGGTTAGAAGAATTGAGAGGGCACGCTGACAAAAACATTGCGATTATGCTTATAGGAAACAAGACTGATCTCGGGTCACTTCGAGCTGTACCAACCGAGGATGCTAAAGAATTTGCTCAAAGAGAAAACCTGTTTTTCATGGAGACATCAGCCTTGGATTCCAACAATGTCGAGCCGTCTTTTCTCACGGTTCTGACCGAGATCTATCGAATCGTGAGCAAAAAGAATCTTGTTGCCAATGAGGAAGGAGAATCTGGAGGAgactcttccctcttgcaaggAACTAAAATTGTTGTTGCTGGAGAAGAGACTGTTACTAAAGGGAAGGGTTGTTGTGGAACATCATAGAGAATCAGTTTCCTTATCTTTTCTTGCTCTCTTTGACTGCATAAATAATGTGTCTACTTTGTATGTAAGCAGCTGTGGAAGATAGAGTTGAATGAGTTGAGCATTTGTATACTTAATTGAGTTGTGTTTATTCAGGATACTACAATACAAGTTTTTTGGATTATGACAAATAAAGCTAAACACTAGGTAGAAGACCCGCGCCTCCCGCGGGATTATGTATAACTACAAATTATATTACGAATGTCActctttgttatttaatttatttaacatatatttatatcattattattaatatttttaagtcATAGAATATCTAGAcggttattttttttctatttgtatattttggtttgattttatctCCATTCACAAAAACTAAATCCAGTTATGTACAGATTCGCTTGTTGGGTTACAGAAACTTTATGGATT from Camelina sativa cultivar DH55 chromosome 2, Cs, whole genome shotgun sequence includes the following:
- the LOC104722640 gene encoding ras-related protein RABA4c gives rise to the protein MSKFQSNFNQKIDYVFKVVLIGDSAVGKSQLLARFSRNEFSIESKATIGVEFQTRTLEIDHKTIKAQIWDTAGQERYRAVTSAYYRGAVGAMLVYDITKRQSFDHVARWLEELRGHADKNIAIMLIGNKTDLGSLRAVPTEDAKEFAQRENLFFMETSALDSNNVEPSFLTVLTEIYRIVSKKNLVANEEGESGGDSSLLQGTKIVVAGEETVTKGKGCCGTS